In one Balaenoptera ricei isolate mBalRic1 chromosome 20, mBalRic1.hap2, whole genome shotgun sequence genomic region, the following are encoded:
- the LOC132355042 gene encoding LOW QUALITY PROTEIN: keratin, type I cytoskeletal 24-like (The sequence of the model RefSeq protein was modified relative to this genomic sequence to represent the inferred CDS: inserted 2 bases in 1 codon; deleted 4 bases in 3 codons) — protein sequence MSCSSRVSSSRAGGSSFSRGSRCSLGGGSARGFRGGAGSCGLSGGSSRGFGGSSGGGFGSCSIGGSLGGASGSGIGFGGGAGFGXGGASGGFYSYGGGMGGGVGHGGLFSGGEKQTMQNLNDWLANYLDKVRALEEANADLENKIKEWYDKFGPGSGDGGAGRDYSKYYPIIEDLRNQILTATIENAGIVLQTDNARLTADDFRLKYKNELHLRQTVEADINGLRKVLVDLTMTRSDLEMQIESLTEELAFLKKNHQEEMKSIQGSSGGDVTVELNPGTDLTKLLNDMRAQYGELAEQNRREAEEQFNKQSTSLQAQISTDADARSASSTKNEITELKRTLQALEIELQSQLAMKSSLEGTLADTEAGYMAQLSQIQMQISSLEEQTCQIRGETECQNTEYEQLLDIKTCLEMEIDTYHHLLDGEGGGSGFGGSNFRNSGSETGSRNTGSRDSSTSSDSRSGSCSVQGRYPSKTRVTKTIVEEVVDGKVVSSQLSSVSEVKLK from the exons ATGTCTTGCTCATCTCGCGTGTCCTCCTCCAGGGCTGGTGGCAGCAGCTTCAGCAGAGGAAGCAGATGCAGTCTGGGGGGAGGCTCTGCCCGGGGATTCCGAGGAGGGGCCGGCAGCTGTGGCCTGAGTGGGGGCTCCAGCAGGGGCTTTGGAGGCAGCTCTGGAGGGGGTTTTGGTAGCTGCTCAATAGGGGGCAGTTTGGGAGGAGCTTCAGGCTCTGGGATTGGCTTTGGTGGAGGTGCTGGATTCGG AGGGGGTGCTAGCGGAGGCTTCTACAGCTATGGTGGTGGTATGGGTGGTGGTGTTGGCCATGGGGGGCTTTTCTCTGGAGGTGAAAAGCAAACCATGCAGAACCTCAATGACTGGCTGGCCAATTACCTAGACAAAGTCAGAGCTCTGGAGGAGGCCAACGCTGATCTGGAGAACAAAATCAAGGAGTGGTATGACAAATTTGGGCCTGGGTCTGGAGACGGTGGAGCTGGAAGAGATTATAGCAAATACTATCCAATCATTGAAGATCTTAGGAATCAG ATCCTTACTGCCACTATTGAAAATGCTGGAATTGTTCTGCAAACTGACAATGCCAGACTGACTGCTGATGACTTCAGACTGaa ATACAAGAACGAGCTGCATCTCCGGCAGACCGTGGAGGCTGACATCAATGGCCTGCGGAAAGTCCTGGTTGACCTGACCATGACTCGCTCTGACTTG GAGATGCAGATCGAGAGCCTCACAGAGGAGCTGGCCTTTCTGAAGAAGAACCACCAGGAG GAAATGAAGAGTATTCAAGGAAGCTCCGGAGGGGATGTGACCGTAGAACTGAACCCAGGGACAGACCTGACTAAGTTACTGAATGACATGAGGGCACAGTATGGGGAGCTCGCTGAGCAGAACCGCCGCGAGGCTGAAGAGCAGTTCAACAAGCAG agCACATCTCTGCAAGCACAGATCTCTACCGATGCTGATGCCAGGTCAGCCAGTTCCACCAAGAATGAGATCACAGAACTGAAACGCACTCTGCAAGCCCTGGAAATTGAGCTGCAGTCCCAACTGGCCATG AAAAGCTCCCTGGAAGGGACCTTGGCTGACACGGAGGCTGGCTACATGGCCCAGCTGTCACAAATTCAGATGCAGATCAGCAGCCTGGAGGAGCAGACCTGTCAGATCCGGGGTGAGACTGAATGCCAGAACACA GAGTATGAGCAGCTGTTGGACATCAAGACCTGCCTGGAGATGGAGATCGATACCTACCACCACCTGCTTGATGGAGAAGGAGG tggTTCTGGTTTTGGAGGATCTAATTTTAGAAACTCGGGATCAGAAACA GGGTCCAGAAACACCGGATCCAGGGATTCATCCACGTCTAGTGACTCAAGATCTGGAAGCTGTTCTGTCCAAGGAAGAT ATCCAAGCAAGACTAGAGTGACTAAGACCATCGTAGAGGAGGTGGTGGATGGCAAAGTTGTCTCATCTCAACTCAGCAGTGTTTCTGAGGTGAAACTGAAATAG